A DNA window from Gorilla gorilla gorilla isolate KB3781 chromosome 6, NHGRI_mGorGor1-v2.1_pri, whole genome shotgun sequence contains the following coding sequences:
- the TRIM73 gene encoding LOW QUALITY PROTEIN: tripartite motif-containing protein 73 (The sequence of the model RefSeq protein was modified relative to this genomic sequence to represent the inferred CDS: deleted 1 base in 1 codon) — protein sequence MAWQVSLLELEDRLQCPICLEVFKEPLMLQCGHSYCKGCLGSLSYHLDTKLRCPMCWQVVDGSSSPPNVSLAWVIEALRLPGDLEPKVCVHHRNPLSLFCEKDQELICGLCGLLGSHQHHPVTPVSTVCSRMKEELAALISELKQEQKKVDELIAKLVNNRTRIVNESDVFSWVIRREFQELRHPVDEEKARCLEGIGGHTRHGLVASLDMQLEQAQGTRERLAQAECVLEQFGNEDHHEFIRKFHSMASR from the exons ATGGCTTGGCAGGTGAGCCTGCTGGAGCTGGAGGACCGGCTTCAGTGTCCCATCTGCCTGGAGGTCTTCAAGGAGCCCCTAATGCTACAGTGCGGCCACTCCTACTGCAAGGGCTGCCTGGGTTCCCTGTCCTACCACCTGGACACCAAGCTGCGCTGCCCCATGTGCTGGCAGGTGGTGGACGGCAGCAGCTCCCCGCCCAACGTCTCCCTGGCCTGGGTGATCGAAGCCCTGAGGCTACCTGGGGACCTGGAGCCCAAGGTCTGTGTGCACCACCGGAACCCGCTCAGCCTTTTCTGCGAGAAGGACCAGGAGCTCATCTGTGGCCTCTGCGGTCTGCTGGGCTCCCACCAACACCACCCGGTCACGCCCGTCTCCACCGTCTGCAGCCGCATGAAG GAGGAGCTCGCAGCCCTCATCTCTGAGCTGAAGCAGGAGCAGAAGAAGGTGGATGAGCTCATCGCCAAACTGGTGAACAACCGGACCCGAATCGTC AATGAGTCTGATGTCTTCAGCTGGGTGATCCGCCGCGAGTTCCAGGAGCTGCGCCACCCGGTGGACGAGGAGAAGGCCCGCTGCCTGGAGGGGATAGGGGGTCACACCCGT CACGGCCTGGTGGCCTCCCTGGACATGCAGCTGGAGCAGGCCCAGGGAACCCGGGAGCGGCTGGCCCAAGCCGAGTGTGTGCTGGAACAGTTCGGCAATGAGGACCACCACGAGTTCATCCGG AAGTTCCACTCCATGGCCTCCAGGTAA